A portion of the Stella humosa genome contains these proteins:
- a CDS encoding PaaI family thioesterase, with protein sequence MADSVSSHFVPPDPDYVARVRASFARQGFMGFIGASMDAVEPGFCRISLPYRPELSQQHGFFHGGVIGTLADNCGGYSAFTMAEAHASILTVEYKLNIVAPGRGERLEGEGRVIRPGRRLVVCESRIFAVDGGRRQLCAVALGTLMLMAGRSDAPA encoded by the coding sequence ATGGCCGATTCCGTCTCTTCCCACTTCGTGCCGCCCGACCCGGACTATGTCGCCCGCGTGCGCGCCAGCTTCGCCCGCCAGGGCTTCATGGGCTTCATCGGCGCCAGCATGGACGCGGTCGAGCCCGGCTTCTGCCGCATCTCGCTGCCCTACCGCCCCGAGCTGTCGCAGCAGCACGGCTTCTTCCATGGCGGGGTGATCGGCACGCTGGCCGACAATTGCGGCGGCTACTCGGCCTTCACCATGGCCGAGGCCCACGCCAGCATCCTGACGGTGGAATACAAGCTGAACATCGTCGCGCCTGGCCGCGGCGAGCGGCTGGAAGGCGAGGGGCGGGTGATTCGCCCCGGCCGCCGGCTGGTGGTGTGCGAGAGCCGGATCTTCGCGGTCGACGGCGGCCGGCGCCAGCTCTGCGCCGTGGCGCTCGGCACCCTGATGCTGATGGCGGGGCGGTCGGACGCCCCGGCCTGA
- the mgtE gene encoding magnesium transporter, with the protein MADASDVEGGRRTTPASLYGLTPRLMAALAEALAADRDSHVRAFVRPLHPADLADLIERLDEDDRQRLVRAIRDVFDPECLPWLEDSVREDVMDQLGMERVAEAVAELETDDAVEVLESLDALEQREVLRHIPAADRAVLEQGLTYPEDSAGRLMQRELVAVPPHWTVGQTIDFLRSAADLPDHFFDVFVIDPRHKAVGVVPVSRILRTKRPVRITDIMDRQFRRIPATADQEEVGRLFKQYGLASAPVVDDDNRLVGVITVDDAVHVLEEEAEEDLMSLGRVGGTNVNASVMDTARTRIRWLLVTLVNTLIASTVISQFEATIERIVALAVLMPIVAAMGGNAGMQVVTVVVRALATRDLAPDNVRRVVLKELGVGVLNGVVFASILGTVAGLWFADVRIGLVLAAAMVFNMVWAGLAGAMIPILIQRMKIDPAVGAGPFLTTTTDVLGFFSFLGLATLFLI; encoded by the coding sequence ATGGCCGACGCGTCGGACGTGGAGGGGGGCCGGCGCACCACGCCGGCCAGCCTCTACGGGCTGACGCCGCGCCTGATGGCGGCCCTGGCCGAGGCGCTGGCGGCCGACCGCGACAGCCATGTCCGCGCCTTCGTCCGTCCGCTGCACCCGGCCGACCTGGCCGACCTGATCGAGCGCCTGGATGAGGATGACCGGCAGCGCCTGGTGCGCGCGATCCGCGACGTCTTCGACCCCGAATGCCTGCCCTGGCTGGAGGATTCGGTCCGCGAGGACGTGATGGACCAGCTCGGCATGGAGCGGGTGGCCGAGGCCGTCGCCGAGCTCGAGACGGACGACGCCGTCGAGGTGCTGGAATCCCTCGACGCGCTGGAGCAGCGGGAGGTCCTGCGCCACATCCCGGCCGCCGACCGCGCGGTGCTGGAACAGGGGCTGACCTATCCCGAGGACAGCGCCGGCCGCCTGATGCAGCGCGAGCTGGTGGCGGTGCCGCCGCACTGGACGGTCGGCCAGACCATCGACTTCCTGCGCAGCGCCGCCGACCTGCCCGATCATTTCTTCGACGTGTTCGTGATCGACCCGCGGCACAAGGCCGTGGGCGTGGTGCCGGTCAGCCGCATCCTGCGCACCAAGCGGCCGGTCCGCATCACCGACATCATGGACCGCCAGTTCCGGCGCATCCCGGCCACGGCGGACCAGGAGGAGGTCGGCCGCCTTTTCAAGCAGTACGGGCTGGCGTCCGCCCCCGTCGTCGACGACGACAACCGGCTGGTCGGCGTCATCACCGTCGATGATGCCGTGCATGTGCTGGAGGAGGAGGCCGAGGAGGATCTGATGAGCCTCGGCCGCGTCGGCGGCACCAACGTGAACGCCTCGGTCATGGATACCGCGCGCACGCGCATCCGCTGGCTGCTGGTCACGCTGGTCAACACGCTGATCGCGTCCACCGTGATCTCGCAGTTCGAGGCGACGATCGAGCGTATCGTGGCGCTGGCCGTCCTGATGCCGATCGTGGCGGCCATGGGCGGCAATGCCGGCATGCAGGTGGTGACGGTGGTGGTCCGGGCGCTCGCCACCCGCGACCTGGCACCCGACAACGTCCGCCGAGTCGTGCTGAAGGAACTGGGCGTGGGCGTGCTGAATGGGGTGGTCTTCGCCTCGATCCTCGGCACCGTTGCCGGCCTGTGGTTCGCCGACGTGCGAATCGGGCTGGTCCTGGCCGCCGCGATGGTCTTCAACATGGTGTGGGCAGGCTTGGCGGGCGCGATGATCCCGATCCTGATCCAGCGGATGAAGATCGACCCGGCCGTGGGCGCCGGGCCGTTCTTGACGACCACCACGGACGTGCTGGGCTTTTTCTCGTTCCTGGGCCTGGCGACCCTGTTTCTTATCTAG
- a CDS encoding isovaleryl-CoA dehydrogenase — MLRNDYPSLDFHLGDTADMLRDSVRSFAAAEVAPRAAEIDRSNEFPMDLWRKMGDLGVLGVTAGEEYGGAGLGYLEHCVAMEEISRASASVGLSYGAHSNLCVNQINRNGTDAQKRAYLPKLISGEHVGALAMSEPGAGSDVVGMRTRAEKRGDRYVLNGGKMWITNGPDADVLVVYAKTDPDAGAKGMTAFLVEKGMKGFSTAQKLDKLGMRGSNTCELVFEDCEVPAENVLGEVGRGVNVLMSGLDYERAVLAAGPIGIMQACMDVVVPYVHERRQFGQAIGEFQLIQGKLADMYTTMNASKAYVYAVARACDRGQTTRKDAAGAILYAAEKATWMALEAIQCLGGNGYTNDYPTGRLLRDAKLYEIGAGTSEIRRWLIGRELFQESR, encoded by the coding sequence ATGCTGCGCAACGACTACCCGTCGCTGGACTTCCACCTGGGCGACACGGCCGACATGCTGCGCGACAGCGTGCGCAGCTTCGCCGCCGCCGAGGTGGCGCCGCGCGCGGCCGAGATCGACCGGTCGAACGAGTTCCCCATGGACCTGTGGCGCAAGATGGGCGACCTCGGCGTGCTCGGCGTCACGGCCGGCGAGGAATATGGCGGCGCCGGCCTGGGCTACCTCGAGCATTGCGTCGCAATGGAGGAGATCAGCCGCGCCTCGGCCTCGGTCGGCCTCAGCTATGGCGCGCACTCCAACCTCTGCGTCAACCAGATCAACCGCAACGGTACCGACGCCCAGAAGCGGGCCTACCTGCCCAAGCTGATTTCGGGCGAGCATGTGGGCGCGCTGGCGATGAGCGAGCCGGGGGCGGGCTCGGACGTCGTCGGCATGCGCACCCGGGCCGAGAAGCGTGGCGACCGCTATGTGCTGAACGGCGGCAAGATGTGGATCACCAACGGCCCCGACGCCGACGTGCTGGTGGTCTATGCCAAGACCGACCCCGACGCGGGCGCCAAGGGCATGACCGCCTTCCTGGTCGAGAAGGGGATGAAGGGCTTCTCCACCGCCCAGAAGCTCGACAAGCTCGGCATGCGCGGCTCCAACACCTGCGAGCTGGTGTTCGAGGATTGCGAGGTGCCGGCCGAGAACGTGCTGGGCGAGGTCGGGCGCGGCGTCAACGTGCTGATGAGCGGGCTCGACTACGAGCGCGCCGTGCTGGCGGCCGGCCCCATCGGCATCATGCAGGCCTGCATGGATGTGGTGGTGCCCTATGTCCATGAGCGCCGGCAGTTCGGCCAGGCGATCGGCGAGTTCCAGTTGATCCAGGGCAAGCTGGCCGACATGTACACGACGATGAATGCCAGCAAGGCCTATGTGTATGCGGTCGCGCGGGCCTGCGATCGCGGCCAGACCACGCGCAAGGATGCCGCCGGGGCCATCCTCTATGCCGCCGAGAAGGCGACCTGGATGGCGCTGGAGGCGATCCAGTGCCTGGGCGGCAACGGATATACCAACGACTACCCGACCGGCCGGCTGCTGCGCGATGCCAAGCTCTACGAGATCGGCGCCGGCACCAGCGAGATCCGGCGCTGGCTGATCGGCCGCGAGCTGTTCCAGGAATCGCGCTAG
- a CDS encoding glutathione S-transferase family protein, with protein sequence MPAETELVLYHMPQSRSITVLWMLEELGRPYRIQKLDVNRNEQRGAAYLKINPSGKVPAVADGDLLVTERGAIMVYLADRYAPGRLAPRVDEPDRADYLRWMFYAIGVMEPQFALALVKAPIEAPPGALAWGEWDTMIGVLEKAAKSGPYLLGDRFSAADIMVGSFIGWAMQMGLLPKEGAIADYAARTIDRPSWARTLAADGTR encoded by the coding sequence ATGCCGGCAGAAACGGAACTCGTCCTCTACCACATGCCCCAGAGCCGCTCGATCACGGTGCTGTGGATGCTGGAGGAGCTGGGCCGCCCCTATCGCATCCAGAAGCTGGACGTGAACCGCAACGAGCAACGAGGTGCCGCCTACCTGAAGATCAACCCGTCCGGCAAGGTGCCGGCCGTGGCCGACGGCGACCTGCTGGTGACCGAGCGCGGCGCCATCATGGTCTATCTGGCCGACCGCTACGCCCCCGGCCGGCTGGCGCCCAGGGTCGACGAGCCCGACCGCGCCGACTACCTGCGCTGGATGTTCTATGCCATCGGCGTCATGGAGCCGCAGTTCGCGCTGGCCCTGGTGAAGGCGCCGATCGAGGCCCCGCCCGGCGCGCTCGCCTGGGGCGAGTGGGACACCATGATCGGCGTGCTGGAGAAGGCCGCCAAGTCCGGCCCCTACCTGCTGGGCGACCGCTTCAGCGCCGCCGACATCATGGTCGGCTCGTTCATCGGCTGGGCCATGCAGATGGGCCTCCTGCCGAAGGAAGGCGCCATCGCCGACTATGCCGCCCGCACCATCGACCGCCCGTCCTGGGCCAGGACGCTGGCGGCCGACGGCACGCGCTGA
- a CDS encoding ATP-binding protein, translating into MSTTDQAALAGRPPLTPGGRLRATRLRLAVIAGLLVSTVVVAVLFVSTLRDLYKRAEVFQYDILWYAYQTHLEYQKLTDLLLAAQTPGSHVDRDRIVTAADIFFSRNPSMVTVLGPEIGTDHPTLRVVVDGINDLIAETDRLMAIADMETATIARVLSEKTELLSPLLQDLLSEVRQRSAQHWQNEKLAMLHSLLAVVVAAVVLITCLLAFGALSTVQMRRLEHQGQELTDLSEGLKMAKEAAERANSTKSAFLATMSHEIRTPLNSVIGMADLLVDTPLNDSQLRYIRVINASAQHLLSIIGDILDFSRIEAGKLEIECIPFDLMALCDDVLEIARGLPNGTTLEVSKHIDPDVPGALMGDPGRLTQVLLNIIGNAIKFTEAGSVTLSITVSRREGKHVGLMFAVTDTGKGIPAELHDRLFEPFEQADSSVGRLKSGTGLGLAISKRLVQVMGGAIGFESAVGAGSTFWFQLPFEVSRAMAELPIKRLDQRQSVPSQLRILVAEDTPANQLVIRSMLESMGHRVQTVSNGAEAVDAAQQSLFDLVLMDLQMPIMGGYEATRRIRALPGDAGQVPIVALTALALATDRERAQASGMNEFLTKPIRKADLLALLGRLLGRPHPPAPAPSQELEFDGERLTELLDSVGIKPFERILDTFSADARFDLAEIERAAAAADYPAIRIRAHRLKGIFYQIGACNAGRLAGMIEEAEGGEALVLARSLMAYGPPAIEEALRHGESLMVSLKFRTEDAEAGRSRA; encoded by the coding sequence GTGTCGACGACCGATCAGGCCGCACTCGCCGGGCGACCGCCGCTGACGCCGGGGGGGCGCCTGCGCGCCACCCGGCTGCGGCTGGCGGTCATCGCCGGACTGCTGGTGTCGACCGTGGTGGTCGCGGTCCTGTTCGTGTCGACGCTGCGCGACCTCTACAAGCGCGCCGAGGTCTTCCAGTACGACATCCTCTGGTACGCCTATCAGACCCATCTCGAATACCAGAAGCTGACCGACCTGCTGCTGGCGGCGCAGACGCCGGGCTCGCATGTCGACCGCGACCGGATCGTCACGGCGGCCGACATCTTCTTCAGCCGCAACCCCAGCATGGTCACCGTGCTCGGGCCGGAAATCGGCACCGACCACCCGACCCTGCGGGTCGTGGTCGACGGCATCAACGACCTGATCGCCGAGACCGACCGCCTGATGGCCATCGCCGACATGGAGACCGCCACCATCGCGCGCGTCCTGTCGGAAAAGACCGAGCTGCTGAGCCCGCTGCTCCAGGACCTGTTGTCGGAGGTGCGCCAGCGTTCGGCCCAGCATTGGCAGAACGAGAAGCTGGCGATGCTGCACTCGCTGCTGGCGGTGGTGGTGGCGGCCGTGGTGCTGATCACCTGTCTGCTGGCCTTCGGCGCGCTGTCGACCGTGCAGATGCGCCGGCTGGAGCATCAGGGGCAGGAGCTGACGGACCTCTCGGAAGGCCTGAAGATGGCCAAGGAGGCGGCCGAGCGCGCCAACTCCACCAAGTCGGCCTTCCTGGCGACGATGAGCCATGAAATCCGCACGCCGCTGAACTCGGTCATCGGCATGGCCGACCTGCTGGTCGATACGCCGCTCAACGACTCCCAGCTTCGCTATATCCGCGTCATCAACGCATCGGCCCAGCACCTGCTGTCGATCATCGGCGACATCCTCGACTTCTCGCGGATCGAGGCCGGCAAGCTGGAGATCGAGTGCATCCCCTTCGACCTGATGGCGCTCTGCGACGACGTGCTGGAGATCGCGCGCGGGCTGCCCAACGGCACGACGCTCGAGGTGTCCAAGCACATCGACCCCGACGTTCCGGGGGCGCTGATGGGCGATCCGGGCCGGCTGACGCAGGTGCTGCTGAACATCATCGGCAATGCCATCAAGTTCACCGAAGCCGGCAGCGTCACCCTGTCGATCACGGTGTCGCGGCGCGAAGGCAAGCATGTCGGCCTGATGTTCGCCGTCACCGACACCGGCAAGGGCATCCCGGCCGAACTGCATGACCGCCTGTTCGAGCCCTTCGAGCAGGCCGACTCCTCGGTCGGGCGGCTGAAGAGCGGCACCGGGCTGGGCCTGGCCATCAGCAAGCGGCTGGTGCAGGTGATGGGTGGCGCCATCGGCTTCGAGAGCGCGGTCGGCGCCGGCTCGACCTTCTGGTTCCAGCTGCCGTTCGAGGTCAGCCGGGCAATGGCCGAACTGCCGATCAAGCGGCTCGACCAGCGCCAGTCGGTGCCCTCGCAACTGCGCATACTGGTGGCGGAGGATACGCCGGCCAACCAGCTCGTCATCCGCTCGATGCTGGAAAGCATGGGTCACCGGGTGCAGACGGTCAGCAACGGGGCCGAGGCGGTCGATGCCGCCCAGCAGAGCCTTTTCGACCTGGTGCTGATGGACCTGCAGATGCCCATCATGGGCGGCTACGAGGCGACCCGGCGCATCCGCGCCCTGCCCGGCGACGCCGGGCAGGTGCCGATCGTGGCCCTGACCGCGCTGGCGCTGGCGACCGACCGCGAGCGCGCGCAGGCCAGCGGCATGAACGAGTTCCTGACCAAGCCGATCCGCAAGGCCGACCTGCTGGCCCTGCTGGGCCGCCTGCTCGGGCGCCCGCATCCGCCGGCACCCGCACCCTCCCAGGAGCTGGAGTTCGACGGCGAGCGGTTGACCGAGCTGCTGGACAGCGTCGGCATCAAGCCGTTCGAGCGGATCCTCGACACCTTCTCGGCCGACGCCCGCTTCGACCTGGCCGAGATCGAGCGGGCGGCGGCGGCCGCCGACTATCCCGCGATCCGCATCCGCGCCCACCGGCTGAAGGGCATCTTCTACCAGATCGGTGCCTGCAATGCCGGCCGGCTGGCCGGCATGATCGAGGAGGCCGAGGGCGGCGAGGCCCTGGTGCTGGCGCGCAGCCTGATGGCATACGGCCCGCCCGCCATCGAGGAGGCGCTGCGCCATGGCGAGTCGCTGATGGTCAGCCTGAAGTTCCGCACCGAGGACGCCGAGGCCGGCCGCTCGCGGGCCTAG
- a CDS encoding acyl-CoA dehydrogenase family protein → MHLTEEQGMVRDMARAFAAEHLAPHADARDRAGEFPKSVLNEMGELGLMGMTVPEEWGGAGIDNVSAALAIEEIAVGHGSCSTIVSVHNSVGCQPILRFGSDDQKERFLKPLARGQMLGAFCLTEPGAGSDASALTTRARRDGNHWVLNGTKQFITSGRSADLAIVFAVTDPAAGKRGISAFLVPTDNPGWNVVRVEEKLGLRASDTCQILLEDLRLTPDMMLGEEGRGYGIALANLEGGRIGIAAQAVGMARAAYEAALAYAKERKSFGKPIIEHQAVAFRLADMATQIHAARLMTLDAAGRKDRGEPCLTEAAMAKLFASEMAERVASDAIQIHGGYGYLADFPVERIYRDVRICQIYEGTSDIQRLVISRAIAAD, encoded by the coding sequence ATGCATTTGACCGAAGAGCAGGGCATGGTGCGCGACATGGCGCGCGCCTTTGCCGCCGAACATCTGGCGCCCCACGCCGACGCCCGCGACCGCGCCGGGGAGTTTCCCAAGAGCGTCCTGAACGAGATGGGCGAACTCGGCCTCATGGGCATGACCGTGCCCGAGGAATGGGGCGGTGCCGGCATCGACAACGTCTCGGCCGCACTCGCGATCGAGGAGATCGCCGTCGGCCACGGTTCCTGCTCGACCATCGTCTCGGTGCACAACTCCGTCGGCTGCCAGCCGATCCTGCGCTTCGGCTCCGACGACCAGAAGGAGCGGTTCCTGAAGCCGCTCGCCCGCGGCCAGATGCTGGGCGCCTTCTGCCTGACCGAGCCCGGTGCCGGGTCCGACGCCTCGGCGCTGACCACCCGGGCCCGGCGCGACGGCAACCACTGGGTGCTGAACGGCACCAAGCAGTTCATCACCTCGGGCCGCTCGGCCGACCTCGCCATCGTCTTCGCCGTCACCGACCCGGCCGCCGGCAAGCGCGGCATCTCGGCCTTCCTGGTGCCGACCGACAATCCCGGCTGGAACGTGGTCCGGGTCGAGGAGAAGCTGGGCCTGCGCGCATCCGACACCTGCCAGATCCTGCTGGAGGACCTGCGGCTGACGCCCGACATGATGCTGGGCGAGGAAGGGCGGGGCTACGGCATCGCGCTGGCCAACCTGGAGGGCGGCCGCATCGGCATCGCCGCCCAGGCGGTCGGCATGGCGCGGGCCGCCTACGAGGCCGCACTCGCCTATGCCAAGGAGCGCAAGTCCTTCGGCAAGCCGATCATCGAGCATCAGGCGGTCGCCTTTCGCCTGGCCGACATGGCGACGCAGATCCATGCCGCCCGCCTGATGACGCTGGATGCGGCCGGCCGGAAGGACCGTGGAGAGCCCTGCCTGACCGAGGCGGCGATGGCCAAGCTCTTCGCCTCCGAGATGGCCGAGCGGGTGGCGTCGGACGCCATCCAGATCCATGGCGGCTACGGCTATCTGGCCGACTTCCCGGTCGAGCGCATCTATCGCGACGTGCGCATCTGCCAGATCTACGAAGGCACCAGCGACATCCAGCGCCTGGTGATCTCGCGCGCGATCGCCGCCGACTGA
- a CDS encoding 2-hydroxychromene-2-carboxylate isomerase: MAQPIDFYFDFSSPYGYAASARIDAIAARHGRDVRWRPILLGAVFKLTGSQPLTGIPMKGDYSKRDFSRTARLMGLPFTLPPTFPFASVAQARAFYWIEAQDASKARMFARGVYHLAFGEGRDVAGPEDLARIAAPLGYAPADLAQGMGEPAVKERLKTEVDSAIARGVFGSPFIFVDDEPFWGSDRLDQVDRWLETGGW, from the coding sequence ATGGCCCAGCCGATCGACTTCTATTTCGATTTCTCCTCGCCCTATGGCTACGCGGCCTCGGCCCGCATCGACGCGATCGCCGCGCGGCACGGGCGCGACGTGCGCTGGCGCCCGATCCTGCTGGGGGCGGTTTTCAAGCTGACCGGGAGCCAGCCGCTGACCGGCATCCCCATGAAGGGGGACTATTCCAAGCGCGACTTCTCGCGCACCGCCCGGCTGATGGGGCTGCCCTTCACCCTGCCGCCCACCTTTCCCTTCGCATCGGTCGCGCAGGCCCGCGCCTTCTACTGGATCGAAGCGCAGGACGCGTCCAAGGCGCGGATGTTCGCGCGCGGCGTCTATCACCTCGCCTTCGGCGAGGGTCGCGATGTCGCCGGCCCGGAAGACCTGGCCCGCATCGCCGCCCCGCTGGGCTACGCGCCGGCGGACCTTGCCCAGGGCATGGGCGAGCCGGCGGTGAAGGAGCGGCTGAAGACCGAGGTCGACAGCGCGATCGCCCGCGGCGTCTTCGGCTCGCCCTTCATCTTCGTCGATGACGAGCCATTCTGGGGCTCGGACCGCCTGGATCAGGTCGACCGCTGGCTGGAAACGGGGGGCTGGTAG
- a CDS encoding molybdopterin-dependent oxidoreductase: MLHRLLRTLGLIVLVGLPPAAWAATLPPPAGTPILEMSGSIANTTDGTVAKFDLAGLEALGKTVVRTSTKWTDGPVTFEGVLMRDLLAKVGAKGTEIVAVALNDYKVKIPIADFEKLNVILAYRRDGKAMPVRDKGPLWIMYPFDDNPAIKTDLYFARCAWQLKAIEVR, from the coding sequence ATGCTCCATAGACTGTTGAGGACGCTGGGTCTGATAGTGCTGGTCGGCCTGCCGCCCGCAGCCTGGGCCGCGACCTTGCCGCCGCCGGCCGGCACGCCGATCCTGGAAATGAGCGGCAGCATCGCCAACACGACCGACGGCACCGTGGCCAAGTTCGACCTGGCCGGGCTGGAGGCGCTGGGCAAGACGGTCGTCCGCACGTCGACGAAATGGACGGACGGGCCGGTTACCTTCGAGGGCGTGCTGATGCGCGACCTGCTGGCCAAGGTCGGCGCCAAGGGTACCGAGATCGTCGCCGTCGCGCTCAACGACTACAAGGTGAAGATCCCGATCGCCGACTTCGAGAAGCTGAACGTGATCCTGGCCTATCGCCGCGACGGCAAGGCGATGCCGGTGCGCGACAAGGGGCCGCTGTGGATCATGTATCCCTTCGACGACAATCCGGCGATCAAGACCGACCTCTATTTCGCGCGCTGCGCGTGGCAGCTCAAGGCGATCGAAGTCCGGTAG
- a CDS encoding TAXI family TRAP transporter solute-binding subunit: protein MVPPNPDPTSLSRRRLLASAVATAAAAAAPAAALAQAQTLVLGTATEGGGFAVYGAALAAALTATDPALTLTLQATPGSGANLPLLEEGRLDLGLIQGTSAYAALAGVGRPATRLRIVAAMYSGPGMFVVRADSPYRRVGDLKGQAIVLGAASSGLVTLARHVLEGLDLDPDRDFRPILLEKAGDGPPMVLDGRAAALWGGGVGWPGFARMAAAPGGARFIGLDADEIARIRQRHPYLAAMTVPADAYPGIDRPLATVGVWNVVMARSDLGDDVAYRLIRTIHRAEAELGRRLEQARETTAANTIAAAERPEFLHPGTARYLREVGLLR, encoded by the coding sequence ATGGTCCCGCCCAATCCCGACCCGACCTCCCTTTCGCGCCGCCGGCTGCTGGCCTCCGCGGTCGCGACCGCCGCCGCCGCCGCGGCCCCGGCCGCAGCACTGGCACAGGCACAGACCCTGGTGCTGGGGACGGCCACCGAGGGCGGCGGCTTCGCGGTCTATGGCGCGGCCCTGGCCGCAGCGCTGACGGCCACCGACCCGGCGCTGACGCTGACCTTGCAGGCCACGCCCGGCAGCGGCGCCAACCTGCCGCTGCTGGAGGAAGGGCGCCTCGACCTCGGCCTGATCCAGGGCACCAGCGCCTATGCCGCCCTGGCCGGGGTCGGCCGGCCGGCCACCCGCCTGCGGATCGTGGCGGCCATGTATTCCGGCCCCGGCATGTTCGTGGTGCGCGCCGACAGCCCCTATCGCCGGGTCGGCGACCTGAAGGGCCAGGCGATCGTGCTGGGCGCGGCCAGCTCCGGCTTGGTCACGCTCGCCCGCCACGTGCTGGAAGGGCTGGACCTCGACCCCGACCGCGACTTCCGCCCGATCCTGCTGGAGAAGGCCGGCGACGGGCCGCCGATGGTGCTGGACGGGCGGGCGGCCGCGCTCTGGGGCGGCGGCGTCGGCTGGCCCGGCTTCGCGCGCATGGCGGCCGCCCCCGGCGGCGCCCGCTTCATCGGCCTGGATGCGGACGAGATCGCCCGCATCCGCCAGCGCCATCCCTACCTGGCGGCGATGACGGTGCCCGCCGACGCCTATCCCGGCATCGACAGGCCGCTGGCCACGGTCGGGGTCTGGAACGTGGTGATGGCCCGGTCCGACCTCGGCGACGATGTCGCCTATCGGCTGATCCGCACGATCCATCGGGCCGAAGCCGAACTCGGCCGCCGGCTGGAGCAGGCGCGCGAGACGACGGCGGCCAACACCATCGCCGCGGCCGAGCGGCCGGAATTCCTGCATCCGGGGACGGCGCGCTATCTGCGGGAGGTGGGCCTGCTACGGTAA